One window from the genome of Alnus glutinosa chromosome 13, dhAlnGlut1.1, whole genome shotgun sequence encodes:
- the LOC133854096 gene encoding probable polygalacturonase — protein sequence MPNKQLVIRRLTCISPFSAVIALGSEMSGGIQDVRAEEIVAIDSESGVRIKTAVGRGGFVKDIYVRGMTMKTMKWAFWMTGNYGSHADNNYDPNALPVIQNINDHDMVAENVTMAARLEGIPGNPFTGICISNVTIELAKKAKKVPWNCTDVAGVSSAVVPQPCELLPDQEPEKRTACNFPEDRLPIDNVQVQMCTYNRKYF from the coding sequence ATGCCAAACAAGCAGCTGGTAATCAGACGGCTCACATGCATCTCTCCCTTCAGTGCAGTGATCGCATTGGGCAGTGAGATGTCTGGTGGGATCCAGGATGTGAGGGCTGAAGAAATTGTAGCCATCGATTCAGAATCAGGAGTGAGGATAAAAACTGCAGTAGGAAGAGGAGGGTTTGTGAAAGACATATATGTAAGAGGAATGACTATGAAAACCATGAAATGGGCCTTTTGGATGACAGGGAATTATGGTTCTCATGCAGATAACAACTATGATCCTAATGCACTTCCTGTGATCCAGAACATTAACGATCACGATATGGTTGCTGAGAATGTAACAATGGCAGCTAGACTGGAAGGAATTCCTGGGAATCCATTCACTGGAATCTGCATATCAAATGTTACAATTGAACTGGCAAAGAAGGCAAAGAAGGTACCATGGAATTGTACAGATGTTGCTGGGGTTTCAAGTGCTGTGGTTCCTCAGCCTTGTGAATTGTTGCCAGACCAAGAGCCAGAGAAGAGAACAGCATGTAATTTCCCAGAAGACAGACTTCCAATTGATAATGTTCAAGTTCAGATGTGTACTTACAACAGAAAGTATTTCTGA